In Humulus lupulus chromosome 6, drHumLupu1.1, whole genome shotgun sequence, a single genomic region encodes these proteins:
- the LOC133782251 gene encoding uncharacterized protein LOC133782251, which translates to MKALGIICFCLLTALVFLSSLNSYYSSSEVSPPIPTHFITRKMGVPSSIAHSKIEVTGEDWKTPTAEGNSVTVKHGNSDNLDELVYHTDYHGATTHPTPTPKHPMP; encoded by the exons ATGAAAGCTTTAGGCATCATTTGCTTCTGTCTATTGACAGCACTCGTATTTCTCTCCTCCCTCAACAGCTATTACTCATCTTCTGAGGTTTCTCCCCCAATACCAACACATTTCATTACTAGAAAAATGGGGGTGCCATCATCTATCGCACATAGTAAGATCGAG GTTACAGGGGAAGACTGGAAAACACCCACGGCTGAAGGAAACTCCGTGACTGTTAAACATGGAAACAGTGACAACTTGGATGAATTAGTTTATCATACTGATTATCATGGAGCCACCACTCATCCAACTCCAACGCCTAAACATCCCATGCCTTAG
- the LOC133782249 gene encoding uncharacterized protein LOC133782249 has product MEKQRRPSLSSRKKNRKRKSDESSTHNNGVQVQYASDFDALFAILVAALTNLHKQPRYLLPLINKSLAKLRLSHIQTPIISLLPTLLASKYAAIVSCGAEIVGLASLLSLEMNEEIASDSETVKALVSALGSPKRTVLMAACNAVLDVGTTCIGRERLLHFCALEALILRFLQVPKCSATSVPPCFAERESISCVKVGFKGDELSALLLNGAINLINMCNIEQLEQIPGNLSQSFLASLKNLWEQVHSQMFSCNPMKFNQVGLFSNSYFKVEDIAESIFRLSINDCHLITPLPFEMVQRHIFGLNGSNFNDFVLKHWESSPILLRSLSNASVEKGDIFSPFLQFLNATKSFPSFLSSILKSMVSCIPIASDELDILTFLKEVKHKLGCPIIYQQDIRVLRTNRHLKREDHFFNFVSSSSFPEVLNYFSNIDVFKCEEAFKDGYTIALRGMEFRFKTIAAIADGLASMFGQPSVGANMYLTPPNSQGLACHYDDHCVFVCQLYGTKQWKVFSQSNKQLPRLYDPLENLKFSEADSPAAGCELFSLREGDVLYIPRGFFHEAYTETGSGSAGYSLHLTLGIEVEPPFEWEGFVHVALWNWNLKKKQSCSGSVSVYDVCVTLLHAAIRLIGDSDPTFRKACLVAGISSSSYSSDLLDPNRIFFHCLVDKINTESMFSEALSNVEAALQKNEDPFQRIRWLQILGDEKCEGLDCYAPFREIMNLFPLLAQNKCEIEGGFMQIKSRFCSEIIFEDVKQSYKKLLEKYRNARKQYKNGMISLHHGA; this is encoded by the exons ATGGAGAAGCAACGCAGGCCCAGTCTAAGCTCACGCAAGAAAAACCGAAAGAGGAAAAGCGATGAATCCTCTACGCACAACAATGGCGTCCAAGTCCAATATGCCTCCGATTTCGATGCCCTCTTCGCCATTCTAGTCGCAGCCCTAACTAATTTGCACAAACAACCCCGCTATCTCCTACCCTTAATCAACAAAAGCTTAGCAAAACTTCGTCTCTCTCACATCCAAACCCCAATTATCTCTCTCCTTCCGACCCTTCTAGCCTCCAA GTACGCCGCAATCGTGTCTTGTGGTGCGGAAATTGTGGGGTTGGCATCGCTGTTGTCGCTGGAAATGAACGAGGAAATTGCTTCGGATAGTGAGACTGTAAAGGCTTTGGTCTCGGCCTTGGGGAGTCCCAAGAGGACAGTTTTAATGGCGGCTTGTAATGCTGTTTTGGATGTGGGGACAACTTGTATTGGACGGGAAAGGTTGCTGCATTTTTGTGCTCTTGAGGCTCTTAT ATTGAGATTCTTGCAGGTTCCTAAGTGCTCAGCTACTTCAGTTCCTCCATGCTTTGCAGAAAGGGAAAGTATTAGCTGTGTGAAGGTTGGATTTAAGGGTGATGAGCTTTCTGCATTACTTCTTAATGGTGCAATCAACCTGATTAACATGTGCAACATCGAACAATTGGAACAAATTCCTGGAAATCTGTCTCAATCTTTCTTGGCCTCTCTAAAGAATCTCTGGGAACAAGTTCATAGCCAAATGTTTTCCTGCAACCCTATGAAATTCAACCAGGTGGGACTCTTTAGTAATAGCTACTTTAAAGTAGAAGATATAGCTGAAAGCATCTTTAGGCTTTCCATTAATGATTGTCATTTAATCACGCCTCTGCCATTTGAGATGGTTCAAAGACATATTTTTGGTTTGAATGGGTCCAATTTTAATGATTTTGTGTTAAAACATTGGGAATCGTCACCCATTCTTCTGCGGAGTCTTTCCAATGCTTCAGTTGAGAAGGGTGATATTTTCTCCCCATTCCTACAATTTCTAAACGCTACCAAATCATTTCCCTCTTTTCTCTCTTCTATCCTTAAAAGTATGGTTTCCTGTATTCCGATTGCTTCAGATGAATTAGACATTCTAACTTTCTTGAAGGAGGTAAAGCATAAATTGGGTTGTCCTATAATATACCAGCAAGACATAAGGGTTCTGAGAACAAACAGACATTTGAAAAGAGAGGACCATTTCTTCAATTTTGTTTCAAGCTCTTCCTTTCCAGAGGttttaaattattttagtaaTATCGATGTTTTCAAATGTGAAGAGGCCTTTAAAGACGGTTACACAATTGCTTTACGTGGCATGGAATTTCGCTTTAAAACTATCGCTGCTATTGCTGATGGATTAGCATCTATGTTTGGTCAACCATCAGTAGGTGCCAATATGTACTTGACACCACCAAATTCTCAGGGCTTGGCATGTCACTATGATGATCACTGTGTGTTTGTATGCCAACTTTATGGGACTAAGCAATGGAAGGTTTTCTCTCAATCAAATAAGCAGTTACCTCGTTTGTATGATCCTCTTGAGAACTTGAAATTTTCTGAAGCTGACAGTCCAGCAGCTGGATGTGAACTTTTTTCATTGAGAGAAGGCGATGTTCTGTATATTCCCAGAGGCTTTTTTCATGAGGCCTACACTGAAACTGGTTCTGGGTCTGCTGGATATTCCTTGCACCTGACTCTTGGTATTGAAGTGGAGCCCCCTTTTGA GTGGGAAGGATTTGTCCATGTAGCACTGTGGAATTGGAACCTAAAGAAAAAGCAGTCCTGCTCTGGTTCTGTTTCTGTCTATGATGTGTGTGTGACTTTGTTACATGCTGCCATTAGGCTGATTGGCGATTCTGATCCTACCTTTCGAAAGGCTTGTTTGGTTGCTGGAATTTCTTCATCGTCATATTCCAGTGATTTGCTTGATCCGAACCGAATTTTTTTCCACTGTTTGGTTGATAAAATCAACACCGAATCAATGTTTTCTGAAGCCCTGAGTAATGTGGAAGCCGCTCTTCAGAAAAATGAAGATCCCTTTCAGCGGATCAGATGGCTCCAGATTTTGGGGGACGAAAAATGTGAAGGGCTTGATTGTTACGCACCTTTTAGGGAAATCATGAACTTGTTCCCATTATTGGCTCAAAACAAATGTGAGATAGAAGGTGGCTTCATGCAAATAAAGTCTAGGTTTTGCTCTGAGATAATATTTGAAGATGTAAAGCAGAGCTATAAGAAGCTGCTTGAAAAATATAGGAATGCCAGAAAACAATATAAGAATGGTATGATTTCACTGCATCATGGAGCATGA
- the LOC133782247 gene encoding uncharacterized protein LOC133782247: MTLKCKRGGVGKKLDTHRKNDEDGDLGTCSMVVVKKETSKLENLLTEKRRLENALMQKELATKRMIALKTISIGKSKKGKEMPPVDFDDESEGEDQDDTEDDDAETEVDTHEIESREIMTRWSFERVSRIVNKLSDEQKAMVHEVGFGAFLRVDFPSIYTPLAQWLVESVDVENSCMKIYGKMFPISGDVFQRVMTIPDGKSS, from the exons ATGACTTTAAAATGCAAACGAGGAGGTGTGGGTAAGAAACTGGATACCCATCGCAAGAACGATGAGGATGGTGATCTTGG GACATGTAGTATGGTAGTTGTTAAGAAGGAGACATCCAAGCTTGAAAATTTGTTAACGGAGAAGAGACGACTAGAGAATGCACTT ATGCAGAAAGAACTAGCAACCAAGCGGATGATTGCCCTAAAGACCATATCAATTGGTAAATCGAAAAAGGGCAAGGAGATGCCACCAGTTGATTTCGATGATGAATCTGAAGGAGAAGACCAAGATGACACAGAGGATGATGATGCAGAAACAGAGGTGGACACCCATGAGATTGAGTCACGTGAGATCATGACTCGATGGTCATTTGAGAGGGTGTCTCGTATTGTCAATAAATTATCTGATGAACAGAAGGCCATGGTGCATGAAGTTGGGTTTGGAGCATTTTTGAGAGTCGATTTCCCCAGTATATATACTCCTTTGGCGCAATGGCTAGTTGAATCAGTTGATGTTGAGAATAGTTGCATGAAAATATACGGGAAGATGTTTCCCATTTCTGGTGATGTTTTCCAACGTGTGATGACCATTCCAGACGGCAAAAGTTCTTAA